A region from the Micrococcus cohnii genome encodes:
- a CDS encoding VOC family protein yields MSENTPHTPRIGTGSPVWIDYTAANFARQKAFYSELFGWSFEDQGEEFGHYCMIRAGDHVIGGAMDADLTAAHTGEPAQPAAWSVYLKTDDIDATAAATREHGGQVVVEPMGVGSLGRMALAMSAGGEAVGFWQPGEFTGHDLPLAEGTSVWFEVMSTDYDADAEFYRQVAGWDVAPMGPTGETATGGDEAGDDETGQGAAGASDDADAAGDMPRYATNFAGEHATAGLCDASAWLPEGTPSYWRVYFQVADTPAALATIEKHGGRVLDGPMDSPFGRVTTVADPAGATFQLNQPL; encoded by the coding sequence ATGAGCGAGAACACGCCCCACACACCGCGCATCGGCACCGGCTCCCCCGTCTGGATCGACTACACCGCCGCCAATTTCGCCCGCCAGAAAGCCTTCTACTCCGAGCTGTTCGGCTGGAGCTTCGAGGACCAAGGCGAGGAGTTCGGCCACTACTGCATGATCCGCGCGGGCGACCACGTCATCGGCGGCGCCATGGATGCCGACCTCACCGCAGCCCACACCGGCGAGCCCGCTCAGCCCGCAGCGTGGAGCGTGTACCTGAAGACTGACGACATCGACGCGACCGCTGCCGCGACCCGTGAGCACGGTGGCCAGGTCGTCGTCGAGCCGATGGGCGTCGGCTCCCTCGGGCGTATGGCCCTCGCGATGAGCGCCGGCGGCGAGGCGGTCGGCTTCTGGCAGCCCGGCGAGTTCACCGGCCACGACCTGCCGCTGGCCGAGGGCACGTCCGTGTGGTTCGAGGTCATGAGCACCGACTACGACGCCGACGCCGAGTTCTACCGGCAGGTGGCCGGCTGGGACGTCGCGCCGATGGGCCCGACGGGAGAGACCGCGACGGGCGGTGACGAGGCAGGTGACGACGAGACCGGCCAGGGGGCAGCTGGCGCGTCGGACGACGCGGACGCCGCCGGTGACATGCCGCGCTACGCCACGAACTTCGCCGGCGAGCACGCGACCGCGGGCCTGTGCGATGCGAGCGCGTGGCTGCCCGAGGGCACCCCGAGCTACTGGCGCGTGTACTTCCAGGTGGCGGACACGCCGGCGGCGCTCGCGACGATCGAGAAGCACGGCGGCCGCGTGCTCGACGGCCCGATGGACTCGCCGTTCGGCCGTGTCACCACCGTGGCGGACCCGGCCGGCGCGACCTTCCAGCTGAACCAGCCGCTCTGA
- a CDS encoding response regulator has translation MSIRVLLVDDQPLIRVGFAAILGSAEDIEVVGEAGDGTAALPLVRQLAPDVVCMDVQMPGMDGIEATRSIIASGSEAAVLILTTFDRDDFLFDTLDAGASGFLLKSAGPEELIDAVRVLGRGDALLDPAVTRRVLGRVVGVPSGDAASGPPDHDAATGSAPAGGAPTGPQPAAPVAGSASAGRTAPGPVPPLTARETETLRLVARGLSNAEIAGELFVGEATVKTHVSNVLMKLGVRDRVHAVIWAFEHGLAG, from the coding sequence ATGAGCATCCGCGTGTTGCTGGTGGACGATCAGCCGCTGATCCGCGTCGGGTTCGCCGCGATCCTCGGCTCGGCGGAGGACATTGAGGTGGTCGGAGAGGCCGGTGACGGGACGGCCGCGCTGCCGCTGGTGCGCCAGCTGGCCCCCGACGTGGTCTGCATGGACGTGCAGATGCCCGGCATGGACGGGATCGAGGCGACGCGGTCGATCATCGCCTCCGGCTCCGAGGCCGCGGTGCTGATCCTGACGACGTTCGACCGGGACGACTTCCTGTTCGACACCCTCGACGCGGGCGCGTCCGGGTTCCTGCTCAAGTCTGCCGGGCCCGAGGAGCTCATCGACGCGGTGCGCGTGCTCGGCCGCGGGGACGCGTTGCTCGACCCCGCCGTCACCCGCCGCGTGCTCGGCCGGGTAGTGGGGGTGCCCTCCGGCGACGCGGCGAGCGGACCGCCGGACCATGATGCGGCGACAGGGTCGGCGCCGGCCGGGGGTGCGCCGACCGGGCCGCAACCGGCCGCACCTGTGGCAGGCTCCGCGTCGGCCGGCCGCACTGCGCCGGGACCGGTCCCGCCGCTCACGGCCCGCGAGACCGAGACGCTGCGCCTGGTGGCCCGCGGCCTGTCGAACGCGGAGATCGCAGGCGAGCTCTTCGTCGGTGAGGCGACCGTCAAGACGCACGTGTCCAACGTGCTGATGAAGCTCGGCGTGCGCGACCGGGTGCACGCGGTGATCTGGGCGTTCGAGCACGGCCTGGCCGGCTGA
- a CDS encoding sensor histidine kinase gives MPASARALPPTWRRTDWIVAGILALASIELTYLADFVGTIDPKHSVHTSAAAAAATSLVLAWRRSRPLLVGVLVSLAYVTVAVLLGLEPYASQVVLFLGVYSIGAWCPDRRRAFLTRTGIVVVMTLWLLYSFVDGFHDPDTGERGVNAYLAFTAIMTLTNIAYFTGAWMFGDRSWAQAIERQHLAAAHAEIRAQQGQLQEQAVRLERLRIARELHDVVAHHVTAMGVQAGAARMLIDRAPGEAAEHLRHVEASSRSAVQELQTMVHTLRDDDASAESLPCLDDLPALVAEADALGGQRVRFERVDARPVHVDAVDGPGALPARAAQLALFRVAQEGLTNARKHAGPRADVVVRLRLEPTRTEVEVSDDGRGCAATPTAGTRMGLVGMREGMDSVGGGLEAGPKPDGGWLVRATVAHEPPRDDEGGRA, from the coding sequence ATGCCCGCCTCCGCCCGCGCCCTGCCCCCGACCTGGCGCCGCACCGACTGGATCGTCGCCGGCATACTGGCACTGGCGAGCATCGAGCTGACCTACCTCGCGGACTTCGTCGGGACGATCGACCCGAAGCACTCCGTGCACACCTCGGCCGCCGCGGCCGCCGCGACCTCGCTCGTGCTCGCATGGCGTCGCAGTCGGCCGCTGCTCGTCGGTGTCCTCGTCTCCCTCGCGTACGTCACCGTCGCGGTGCTCCTGGGCCTCGAGCCCTACGCAAGCCAGGTGGTCCTGTTCCTCGGCGTCTACTCGATCGGCGCATGGTGTCCCGACCGCCGCCGTGCGTTCCTCACCCGCACCGGCATCGTCGTCGTCATGACGCTGTGGCTGCTCTACTCGTTCGTCGACGGCTTCCACGACCCGGACACCGGCGAGCGCGGCGTCAACGCGTACCTGGCGTTCACGGCGATCATGACGCTCACGAACATCGCCTACTTCACCGGTGCGTGGATGTTCGGTGACCGCTCGTGGGCGCAGGCGATCGAACGGCAGCATCTCGCGGCCGCGCACGCCGAGATCCGCGCGCAGCAGGGCCAGCTGCAGGAACAAGCCGTCCGCCTCGAGCGGCTGCGCATCGCCCGGGAGCTGCATGACGTCGTCGCCCATCACGTCACCGCGATGGGTGTGCAGGCTGGAGCCGCGCGCATGCTGATCGACCGCGCCCCCGGCGAGGCCGCGGAGCATCTGCGGCACGTGGAGGCGTCGTCCCGGTCGGCGGTGCAGGAGCTGCAGACGATGGTCCACACGCTGCGCGACGACGACGCCTCCGCGGAGTCCCTGCCGTGCCTCGATGACCTGCCCGCGCTCGTCGCCGAGGCGGACGCCCTGGGCGGCCAGAGGGTCCGGTTCGAGCGGGTCGACGCTCGGCCCGTGCACGTCGATGCCGTCGACGGCCCGGGCGCGCTGCCGGCTCGGGCCGCGCAGCTGGCGCTCTTCCGCGTGGCGCAGGAGGGGCTCACGAACGCGCGCAAGCACGCCGGCCCGCGCGCGGACGTCGTCGTGCGGCTGCGCCTCGAGCCGACGCGGACGGAGGTCGAAGTCTCCGACGACGGCCGCGGCTGCGCCGCCACCCCGACGGCGGGGACCCGCATGGGTCTGGTCGGCATGCGCGAGGGCATGGACTCGGTCGGCGGCGGACTCGAAGCCGGGCCCAAGCCCGACGGCGGCTGGCTCGTCCGGGCGACGGTCGCCCATGAGCCTCCGAGGGACGACGAGGGGGGCCGAGCATGA